One genomic region from Terasakiella sp. SH-1 encodes:
- a CDS encoding LysR family transcriptional regulator — MDLKQLRSFLHVAETGSLSKAAKRLNVTQPALSRQIRLLEEDAGAPLFIRTGRGVLLSEAGQMLQARARVLNEEMERLKMDLTAFAGTVRGQVRLGLPPSVGLVLAGPVIEKFRQQYPHVHLKVTQLLSGALQDALLEGRMDLGVLFEGNVSPHLHSEPLWAEQLYFITTPAKPWTQRTEISLSECLDQPFILPGTKHGLRDLLDKEAAKLDRTLNVVVEAESLAIQTELVCRGLGSTILSYEASKSHVEAGRLIALPLREPRVERVSTLVWSKDYPLTRAAQAMAEVIKDQVK; from the coding sequence ATGGACCTTAAACAACTGCGCAGTTTTTTACATGTGGCTGAAACAGGCTCGCTATCCAAAGCGGCCAAACGGCTTAATGTGACCCAACCGGCATTAAGCCGCCAAATCCGCTTGCTTGAAGAAGATGCGGGTGCCCCGTTGTTTATTCGCACAGGACGTGGTGTGCTTTTAAGTGAGGCCGGACAGATGTTGCAAGCCCGCGCCCGTGTGTTAAATGAAGAGATGGAACGGCTTAAAATGGACCTGACGGCTTTTGCCGGAACCGTACGCGGACAGGTTCGCCTTGGCCTGCCGCCCAGCGTTGGCTTGGTACTCGCAGGTCCGGTGATTGAAAAATTTCGCCAACAATACCCCCATGTTCATTTGAAAGTCACCCAGTTGCTCAGTGGTGCCTTGCAAGATGCCTTGTTGGAAGGACGCATGGATTTAGGGGTCCTGTTTGAAGGTAATGTCAGCCCACACCTTCATAGTGAGCCCCTGTGGGCCGAACAGCTTTATTTCATCACCACGCCCGCCAAACCCTGGACCCAGCGCACAGAAATCTCTTTATCAGAATGTCTGGACCAACCTTTTATTCTGCCGGGAACCAAACATGGTTTGCGCGATTTACTGGATAAAGAAGCAGCCAAACTGGATCGCACCTTGAATGTGGTGGTCGAGGCCGAATCCCTTGCAATCCAGACAGAACTGGTCTGTCGGGGCTTAGGTTCAACCATCCTGTCCTATGAAGCCTCTAAATCCCACGTAGAAGCTGGACGCTTGATTGCCTTACCGTTACGTGAGCCACGTGTAGAACGGGTCTCTACTTTGGTCTGGTCAAAAGATTATCCCCTGACCCGCGCCGCGCAAGCAATGGCTGAGGTCATTAAAGATCAGGTGAAGTAA
- the nudC gene encoding NAD(+) diphosphatase, with amino-acid sequence MFIASDDLFYATPNLNRHAHLRSDDQWLAKQIKQPSSCFILLHQSKNLFKKTETQNLPHMLSYEEAAPFLEENPWAYLGGDGDNHLFVIDLSQKTEMLILQNLDDDLFFEDLRRAGPILQKEQASQFAYGRALMFWHQRHRFCGSCAHPTIMAQGGHLRRCTNPECNLEHFPRTDPAVIMLVHDGENCLLAHNHHLKDGMYSTLAGFVEPGETLEQAVRREVLEETSIKVSDVTYAGSQPWPFPTSLMIGFYAKCENYDISIQDEELSDAQWFTRDDLLNFSDQGKFLPSRDSIARNMIEAWIRFTSPDL; translated from the coding sequence ATGTTTATTGCATCAGACGATCTCTTCTATGCAACCCCTAATCTGAATCGCCATGCTCACCTGCGTAGCGATGACCAATGGTTGGCCAAGCAAATCAAACAGCCTTCTTCATGTTTTATTCTTCTGCATCAAAGTAAAAATTTATTTAAAAAGACAGAAACACAGAATTTACCCCATATGCTGTCATATGAAGAAGCTGCTCCTTTTCTAGAAGAAAACCCTTGGGCCTATCTTGGCGGGGATGGGGACAACCATTTATTTGTGATTGATCTGTCACAAAAGACTGAAATGCTCATCCTGCAAAATCTTGATGATGATTTGTTTTTTGAGGATTTACGCCGTGCAGGCCCGATTTTGCAAAAAGAACAGGCGTCGCAATTTGCTTATGGCCGAGCCTTGATGTTTTGGCATCAACGCCACCGTTTTTGTGGCAGTTGTGCCCATCCAACCATCATGGCTCAGGGCGGCCATCTTCGTCGCTGTACCAATCCTGAATGCAATCTGGAACATTTTCCGCGTACAGACCCAGCGGTGATTATGCTGGTTCATGACGGGGAAAATTGCCTGCTTGCCCATAATCATCACCTTAAGGACGGCATGTATTCCACACTGGCTGGATTCGTTGAGCCCGGTGAAACTTTGGAACAGGCTGTGCGCCGTGAAGTTTTGGAAGAAACCAGTATCAAGGTCAGTGACGTCACTTATGCGGGATCGCAGCCCTGGCCCTTTCCAACGTCGCTGATGATTGGTTTTTATGCCAAATGTGAAAATTACGATATTTCCATTCAGGATGAAGAACTCAGCGATGCCCAATGGTTTACCCGCGATGACCTGCTGAATTTTAGTGATCAGGGCAAATTCCTGCCCAGTCGCGATAGCATTGCACGCAATATGATTGAAGCCTGGATTCGTTTTACTTCACCTGATCTTTAA
- a CDS encoding cupredoxin domain-containing protein, with protein sequence MKVRYGLAILAALGLTACAERDISYEKSFITDFGSYQPTQYVNTDALDKTAWNETRQITLTVRQNEFSPMVVRLKKDVPYTIRVVNQDKNTVSFDASDLFENSAVAELSEAASYPARSKPLLKSFVVPSNGERMVKLVPVLEGRYEFEDNAPGLFLLDLVFSPWSRGATKGTSGVFIVE encoded by the coding sequence ATGAAAGTTCGTTATGGATTGGCAATTTTGGCTGCACTCGGCTTAACTGCCTGTGCTGAACGTGACATCTCTTACGAAAAATCCTTTATTACCGACTTTGGCAGCTATCAGCCGACACAATATGTGAATACAGACGCGCTCGATAAAACTGCGTGGAATGAAACCCGTCAGATTACCCTGACTGTGCGTCAAAACGAATTTTCCCCCATGGTTGTCCGCCTGAAAAAGGATGTTCCCTATACCATCCGTGTGGTGAATCAGGATAAAAACACGGTTTCTTTTGACGCCAGTGACCTGTTTGAAAATTCTGCTGTAGCAGAATTAAGCGAAGCTGCGAGCTATCCGGCACGCAGCAAACCATTATTGAAATCTTTCGTGGTGCCCTCTAACGGCGAACGTATGGTGAAATTGGTTCCCGTTCTGGAAGGACGTTATGAATTTGAAGATAACGCGCCGGGACTTTTCCTGCTTGATCTGGTCTTTTCCCCCTGGAGTCGGGGTGCGACCAAAGGCACAAGCGGTGTCTTTATTGTCGAATAA
- a CDS encoding undecaprenyl-diphosphate phosphatase, with protein MTELHILVLALVQGITEFLPISSSGHLVLVPIFGGWEDQGLLMDVAVHVGTLGAVLIYFWRDIWYMIRGLLRFTKGKKDPGARLSAMVVIGTIPVIAAGYFLNKYIGPEFRTVEVIGWTTLGFGFLLYMADKMGLTIRRVEHTGIVDAILIGLAQCLALIPGTSRSGITMTAARFLGYERLDAARFSMLLSIPAILGAGTLKGLELYESGNMQLTNDAMTAAGLAFVSAFIAIAVMMAWLKRASFTPFFIYRLGLGGFLLYYAYYL; from the coding sequence GTGACTGAACTCCATATCCTGGTTCTGGCACTTGTTCAGGGCATAACAGAATTTTTGCCGATCAGTTCATCTGGGCATCTTGTCCTGGTGCCGATTTTTGGTGGTTGGGAAGATCAGGGGCTTTTGATGGATGTTGCCGTCCATGTTGGAACCCTTGGAGCTGTGCTGATCTATTTTTGGCGCGACATCTGGTATATGATCCGTGGCTTGTTGCGTTTTACCAAAGGCAAGAAAGACCCCGGTGCGCGTTTGTCGGCCATGGTGGTTATTGGCACGATCCCGGTTATTGCGGCGGGGTATTTCCTGAATAAATATATTGGGCCGGAATTTCGTACCGTTGAAGTGATCGGCTGGACAACGTTGGGATTCGGCTTTCTGTTGTATATGGCCGATAAAATGGGCCTGACCATTCGCCGGGTGGAACATACCGGGATTGTGGATGCAATTTTGATTGGCCTGGCACAATGTCTTGCCCTGATCCCCGGCACATCACGTTCCGGCATCACCATGACGGCAGCGCGTTTTTTGGGCTATGAACGTTTGGATGCGGCGCGTTTTTCCATGTTGTTGTCCATCCCTGCCATTTTGGGCGCTGGTACGCTTAAGGGGCTGGAGCTTTATGAAAGCGGCAATATGCAGCTGACCAATGATGCAATGACGGCTGCGGGACTGGCTTTTGTCTCAGCCTTTATTGCCATTGCGGTTATGATGGCCTGGCTTAAGCGGGCGTCTTTCACCCCCTTCTTTATTTACCGCCTTGGCCTTGGCGGGTTCCTGCTGTATTACGCTTATTATTTATAA
- a CDS encoding NAD(P)-dependent oxidoreductase — MAEKMMQFVKVGQDYPEKRSAEDRKKDFNEIYARFSIEKAQEQASRCEQCGIPYCSVACPVNNNIPDWLRLVAAGRLEDAYHVSQETNTLPEICGRICPQDRLCEGLCVLEQSDHNAVTIGSIEKFITDNAWEQGWVKPAQPLKELGQSVGIIGAGPAGMAAADRLRRKGYEVHVYDRYDRVGGLLTYGIPGFKLEKDVVERRAKLLEEGGVTFHMNFEVGRDAKLAELRDKHDAVMICVGVYAGRKLDAPGSDLENIFPAMYFLTASNKKSFGDAVEEFDNGTLNAEGKNIVVIGGGDTAMDCVRTSIRQGAKSVTCMYRRDRANMPGSQREVENAENEGVDFQWLSAPKSFKGLGKVQKVEAVSMHLGVADGSGRQSVKEIEGSEFDIDADIVIEALGFEPENIPTLFGEPELAVSRWGTLEVDSDTWMTSLDGVFASGDIERGASLVVSCIKDARDASDAIHQYLRAKTRAGAAAE; from the coding sequence ATGGCTGAAAAAATGATGCAGTTCGTCAAAGTCGGGCAGGATTATCCCGAAAAACGTTCTGCTGAAGACCGCAAAAAAGATTTCAATGAAATTTATGCGCGCTTCTCCATTGAAAAAGCCCAAGAACAAGCCTCACGCTGTGAACAATGTGGCATCCCGTACTGCTCTGTTGCCTGTCCGGTAAACAACAACATTCCTGACTGGCTGCGCCTTGTGGCTGCGGGCCGTCTGGAAGATGCTTATCATGTCTCTCAGGAAACCAACACTCTTCCTGAAATCTGTGGCCGTATCTGCCCGCAAGACCGTCTGTGTGAAGGTCTGTGTGTTCTGGAACAGTCCGACCACAATGCCGTGACCATCGGTTCTATTGAAAAATTCATTACAGACAACGCATGGGAGCAAGGCTGGGTGAAGCCGGCTCAGCCCCTTAAAGAATTGGGTCAAAGCGTTGGCATCATCGGGGCAGGCCCCGCTGGTATGGCTGCAGCAGACCGTTTGCGTCGCAAAGGCTACGAAGTTCATGTTTATGACCGTTATGACCGTGTTGGTGGCCTGCTGACTTATGGTATTCCGGGCTTCAAACTGGAAAAAGACGTTGTTGAACGCCGTGCAAAACTTCTCGAAGAAGGTGGCGTAACGTTCCACATGAACTTCGAAGTGGGCCGTGATGCGAAACTGGCTGAACTGCGTGACAAACATGATGCGGTTATGATCTGCGTGGGTGTTTATGCAGGTCGTAAACTGGATGCACCAGGTTCTGATCTGGAAAATATCTTCCCGGCTATGTATTTCCTGACAGCCTCAAACAAGAAAAGCTTCGGTGATGCGGTTGAGGAATTCGACAATGGTACATTGAATGCAGAAGGCAAAAACATTGTAGTCATCGGTGGGGGTGACACGGCTATGGACTGTGTGCGCACATCCATCCGCCAGGGTGCCAAGTCTGTGACATGTATGTATCGTCGTGACCGTGCTAATATGCCGGGTTCCCAGCGCGAAGTCGAAAACGCTGAAAATGAAGGCGTGGATTTCCAATGGCTGTCTGCCCCGAAATCTTTCAAAGGTTTGGGCAAGGTTCAAAAAGTTGAAGCTGTTTCCATGCATTTGGGCGTGGCGGACGGTTCTGGTCGTCAAAGCGTCAAAGAAATCGAAGGGTCCGAATTTGATATTGACGCCGACATCGTGATTGAAGCTCTTGGCTTTGAACCAGAAAATATCCCCACATTGTTTGGCGAACCGGAACTGGCTGTGAGCCGCTGGGGCACGCTGGAAGTTGATAGCGACACATGGATGACAAGTCTAGACGGCGTTTTTGCCTCTGGTGATATCGAGCGCGGTGCGTCACTGGTTGTCAGCTGTATTAAAGATGCCCGTGATGCATCCGATGCCATCCACCAATATCTTCGCGCGAAAACACGCGCCGGCGCTGCGGCCGAATAA